TCGAGGTGCGCACGTTCGCGCACGCGGCCCGGTTCGACGCGGTCGCCGACAGCGAGCTGGCCGCCCGGTTCAGCGTGCCCACCTCGGTCGCGGTCGCGCTGCTCACCGGCACGCTCGACGAGACCACGCTGACCGCGGAGACGGTCTGCTCGGCGACGGTCCGCGACCTGGCCGCGCGGGTCGAGGTGCGGCACGACCCTGAGCTGGACGCCGGCTATCCGGCCGGCCGTCCCGCCCGGGTGCGGGTCATCCGCGCCGACGGCCGCGTGCTGACCGGAGCGGCGGATCTGCCGCGCGGCGACGGCCCCCGGGCCTTCGACCGGGACGCGTTGCGCACCAAGGCCCGGCGGCTGCTCGACCACCGCTTTCCCGGGCATGCCGACGCGGTGCTCGCCCTGATCGACGGGCTGGCCGCCGGCGGCACCGCCCGCTCGCTCGGTGCCGCGCTACGGGCGGCGGCCGCGTGATCGTCACCCGACGCGACGGCGCGCTGCACCTGGTCGAGCAGGTCGAACACGGCCGGGTCGCGGGCGAGCTGGCGGCCGTGTGGGGCAATGACCGGTTCGAGACGCCGACGCCGGGTTCGCCGGTGCGCACCGCGGCCGCGCGGCACGACGAGGGCTGGCGGGCCTGGGACGCCCGGGTGCTCTTCCACGAGCTGGAACGCCGGCCGCTGCACTTCTTGGAGATTGACGCCACCGAACACGTGCGGCTCTACCGCCAGGGCATCGAGCGGGTGGCGCTCGGCGACGTGTACGCCGGCGTCCTGGTCGGCATGCACTGGACCGGCCTCTACCGGGGCCGGTGGTCGGCTCCGGACGCCCGGGGCCGACTGAACCTCGGCCCCGAGGGCCGGGCGGCGCAGGACGCGGCGGTCGACGCCGAGGAGCGGCGGTGGGTGACGGCGAAGCGACTGGCCTGGGCGGCGGCCGAGCCCCGGGCCGCGTTCGAGACCAGGCTCTGGCACAACTACGAGCTGCTTCAGCTCTGGGACCTGCTCTCGCTCTACCTGTGCGTGATGCCGCCACAGCCGGGGGCCGAGCCCCGAGCGGCGCGGCCCTGGGGTCCGCAGCTGGCCGCCCTGGAGCATTCGGCCGAGGACGTGCTGCTGCCGCCCGTGCGCACGCACCCGTTCGGCTCGGTCGAGCGGATCACCGTGGGTGTCCGCAGACCGGGCGTGCTCTGGCTCGACCCGTACCCGTTCACCCGGCCCGGCGTCACCGTCGACGTGCTCAGCGCGGTCGTGCCGGACCGGACCTACCGCCATGCGGAACTCGCCGCACGGGTCGGACGGACGCCGGCGACCGTCAGGACCTGGCACCTCGCGCCGTGGACCCGCTGATGGACCTCGCCACGGCCCGCGCCGCCGCGCACGCCTTCGTGCTCGGCGAGGCCGGCTTCGCCCAGGTGACCACCATCGACTCCGACGGCTTTCCGGTGAGCCGCACGATGACCGCGTTCCTCGAACCGGACTGGTCGGTCAGCCTGGTGCAGCGGGCCGGGCACCGGCGGCTCGAGCAGTGGCGACGCGACCCGCACACGCTGGTCACCTGGGTCGGCTCCCCCGCGCCCGGCGCCACCAACGAGCGACCGCATGTCTTC
Above is a window of Micromonospora coriariae DNA encoding:
- a CDS encoding DUF3891 family protein, translated to MIVTRRDGALHLVEQVEHGRVAGELAAVWGNDRFETPTPGSPVRTAAARHDEGWRAWDARVLFHELERRPLHFLEIDATEHVRLYRQGIERVALGDVYAGVLVGMHWTGLYRGRWSAPDARGRLNLGPEGRAAQDAAVDAEERRWVTAKRLAWAAAEPRAAFETRLWHNYELLQLWDLLSLYLCVMPPQPGAEPRAARPWGPQLAALEHSAEDVLLPPVRTHPFGSVERITVGVRRPGVLWLDPYPFTRPGVTVDVLSAVVPDRTYRHAELAARVGRTPATVRTWHLAPWTR